A stretch of DNA from Tateyamaria omphalii:
GACAATGTAGCCAAAACCCGTTTCCGGGAACCGCGGCTCGATCCCGAAGGTCACGATCTGCCCTGCTTTCGCGGCGGGCAAGCACGCCGCCATAGGTGTCGCCAGGTCCCCTTCGATCACGTGATCAGCGGGAACAACAACAAAAATGGTATCGGGATCCTCGGCATACATAACCTCCGCGGCGGCCAGAACAGCTGGCCCCGTGTTGCGTCCCATAGGTTCGCAGATGATGCGGGCGGAGACTTGCAGTTCCTGCAATTGCTTGCGGACCGTTCCCTGGTGGATGCGCCCCGTCACGATGACGGGTTCGGCGAAGGTGGTGCCGCGGTGCCGCTGAACAGCGGCTTGAAAGAATGTCATACTTTCAGGACCGCCAATGCGCTGGAACTGCTTGGGGCTATGCCGCCGTGAAATCGGCCACAATCGGGTGCCGTTGCCTCCGCAGATGATCAGGGGTGTGATCCGCGTCATTGTCCATTCTCCTGCCCGATGCCGAACACGCCAAGCAGTGTTTTTGACAACCGCAAACGTGCCGACTTGTTCATGTCGGACGGCCCCAGGCTCCCACCCTTCACCGTCAGGTCGACAGGGACGAAAAGATCACCTCGAAGCGCTGCTGCGCGGGTGGTGTCACGTACCTGAACGGTTACGGGCAATGTGCGCCCATCGTTCATTTCAATCGTTGCAGGATCACCCTGCAATGCACGCGTCAGCCCTTCGATACTGATCAAGGTCCTCAACCTGATTGAATCGCTATTGTCGAAAATTGTCAGAATTAAGTCCGTAGGAAGGACAGTTGAGCCCTCGAACACATCTGATGAAAGGGCCACCTGCCCGTTCCGCGGCATTTGAAAGCTCAGCACGTCTCCGGTGGTTGCTGCGATGGTATAAGCCACCTCTCCGGGGGCTGCCTCGGGGTTAAGGTACGTTAACTGACCTGCGACTGTTGCCTGCATGGCTAGGCCAGTGCGGTCGATAAAGACGGGGTGCATTTCATATGCGGTCGTGTAGCGCGAGAAAACTGCCGTCCCCGCGACGAAGGCAATGAACAAAGACACCAGTGCGACACCAATAGACCGTAAGCGGTCCCGGTTTGACTTTGCCTCCGCTGCCTTCGGCGATTTCGGCTGCGTCGGGCCAGTATAGGCCATAAGCCCTTTCAGGGTGATAATGTCGCCGGCAATCACGCTGTTGATCACGTAACGCAATTGGGCGAGATGGGCGCCTGTAGGTTCCGAAAACAGCAGGATCGACATGTTGTCATCGCCGCGATCCGTCGCGGTGACCTGGGCCATCAGGGTGATGGTGAAATCTTCGAACGGGAAACTGAGCTTGGCCAGCTCTTTTGATCCGGCGTTCATCGTTCCCTTGGGCAGCGCGATCTCGATCTCGGTTACCGAGATGCGCTTGCCCTCGAACGTCTGACCCGCCACCGACAGGGTGAACGGCATGGTCAGCATCGGGTGCTCGCTTTCGAGCCCAAAGCCGACCGGGACGATCGGCGTATCACTTGGATTGGTTGCATCGTTCATTTCGTTGCCCCTACTCCAACGTGTTCAAAAACATGATGGCCAGCGTCAACCATGCGAAACCAAGCGCGTGAAAGGCCGTGCTTTCCGCCATTTTCAGGCGGTCATAGAACGGAACAACGCTTTTGCCGCCACCACCTGCGCCCTGTCGCGTCCATTTTTGCCGGTCCAGTCGGAACAGGACAAACGTCTTGATAATCGCGCCGGCCACTTGACCGAAATACAAAATGAACGGATGGGTCACGGGGAACCATTCGCGATTGAAGACAGCGATATAGGTGCAGAACATATAACGCGTCATCATCACCCAACTGATGTAAAGCGGGATAATGATCGGCGTGCCCAGCAGCGCAGTGATGATCACGGATGTCGGACCGACCAGCGTGGTCCAGCAGCTCACCCGCTGGTCCAGGATCGACCACCACGTAAAAAACCCCATATCCCGGGGTCCCATGGCAATCGCACGTCCGTTGGTGCGCATCATATTCCCGAACCAGCGCACCATGAGTGTCTTGGCGCTGTCGTAGAACGTGTCGCGCGGTTGGGTTTCGTAGCTGCGGCTTTGCACATCAGGCAAATATGCGGTTTCGAAACCACGGCTCAGCAGCCAGAACCACGTTGACTTGTCATCGCCGGTCAAGAAGTTCACGCGCCCCAGGCGCCAGTGATCAAGGTAATCCTGACCCACGGCCCGCACGAATGTTGGATCCGTAGCAAGGTCTGCGCGAAACACGCTCATCCGGCCGGTCAGGGTCAGGACACGGTTCGACAGTCCCATAGAGCACATCATGACCTGCCGCTGATTGAAACGAAGCGTAAACCAATCCTTGAACGGTCCCTCGCGGTCTATAATGGCCGCTTCGTCGGTTGTCAGCGCGCCCGTTTTCGGATCGGTGAAGACTGGGGCGGATCGGGCCCAGATGTCTTCTGGCACCAAAGTATCGCCGTCGACAAACACCATGATGTCGTTATGTGTCGGTGAAAAGCTGGCTAGAATGCGCAGCGCCTGGCTCATCGCGTCGCGTTTGCCGTTGGACTTGATCCGGTCGATCACCAATGCGACGTGGTTGGGGTCGATGTTCATCGCGCGGTAGATGTCGCGGATCAGCCGTTCATCCATGCCATCGACAACCGACGCTACGATGGTGGCGCCATCCCGTGCAGCCATCGCGGCCTTAAAGATCGAGCGGTACACAGGCAGCGTCGTATCTTGGTCCACCATATAGCTGGTGACCATAAAGAAGCAGTGGTGACGCGCCCTGCTCTTGGCAAAACGGGCGGCCCGTTCTTTGCGCCAGCGCGGATAGACCCGCAGCTTGAAGACAAGCGCGCGGGAAAAGTTGAGCACAGCCCAACTGTAGCGCCAGATCCCAAGCGCGCCGATGATCAGCACGGTGCCCCGTGCGCCCTGCATGTCCCCAAGGAAACCCTGGGGAGCGAGGCACAACAAAAGCACCGCCACCGAAAAATAGGCCAGATGTGTCAATGCCATCAGCACTGCCGCAAACTCCCCTTGGGCGATTTACCAGCAGATGCCTTGGTACTGGCTGTTGGATGTCATCTCGCGATTGAGACGAGTCAGATCAACGACAGGCCTGTTCTGAGCCGCCGATTTCAACCTCTCAACAGTATCCTTGTAGAGGTTGCCCACAAGAACGGTGCCGGAGCTTTCGATCAGTTCGTCTAGATCAGCGACCATCCGGTCCTCAAGGTCCGGAACCTCTTCGTTGCCACGGCCCGCGCCCGGCGTGCCCGTGTCATAGGCTTCCTGCACGAACGGGTCGTAGACATTGACCTCGACACCTTTGTCAATCAGTCGCGCGGCCAATGAAATCAACGGGCTTTCCCGCAGATCATCCGTGCCCGGCTTGAACGATATGCCGACAAAACCGACTTTTTTGGTGCCGCTGTCGATCACCATCTGCTCCGCCTTGGCAATCTGCGCCTCGTTCGCATCCAGAACGGCGTTCAGAATGTGTGCCGGTGTGCCGGTGCTGTTGGCCAGATAGCGCAGCGCGCGCACATCCTTGGGCAGGCACGAACCGCCAAAGGCAAATCCGGGGCGCATAAAGTATGGGCTCATCGCGATCTTGTCGTCCGAACACAGGATCTCCATCACTGTCTGCCCGTCGATCCCGCTCGCCTTGGCGATGTTGCCGATCTCGTTGGCGAAGGTCACCTTGACCGCGCGCCACGTGTTCGAGGTGTATTTCACCATCTCGGCCGTGCGGATATCCACCTGGTGCATCTCGCAGGGCAGATCCTTGTTCAGGCTCTCCAGGATGTGGCGCGTGCCTTCATCCAGATAGCCAAACACGATCAGGCCGGGATCATAGTAGTCCGCAATCGCCGTGCTCTCGCGCAGGAATTCAGGGTAGTACCCGACACCAAAATCCTCGCCCGCGACCTTGCCGGAGAATCTCTCGAGCGTTGGAATACAGGCCTCCGTGGTCGAGCCTGGAACGATCGTCGATCGCACCACAACCGAGTGATAGGTCGCTTTGTCCGCCAGTGCCGCGCCGATGCTTTCGCACACGGATGTTACATAGCTCAAACCGACGGACCCGTCCGGGGCCGACGGCGTGCCGACACAGATGAACGACGCGTCGGTATCCAGCACGGCCTGGGCGAAATCGTCCGTGGCGCGCAGTTTTCCTGATGCGACGACCTCTGCCACCAATGCGTCGATACCTTCCTCGACGATTGGGCTTTGGCCCGCGTTGATTGCTTTGATTTTTCCCAGATCGACATCGACCGCGATCACGTCATGACCGTCGCGTGCCAAACACGCAGCGGAAACAACACCCACGTAGCCAATGCCAAAGACGCTAATCTTTGCCATTCTGCTTTGCCTCAACGTACCCAGGGTTCTTTGCCCAAGGCTTCATTAACTTTATCTATGCCTGCAGCGCCCATGAGCGGGAAAGCGCCACATCCGGACAGTCTGAAAAAACCGGGCTGATGTGGCAATTGTGTCACGACAGCCACTCGTTCTTCTCCGAAGAGGTGAATCCGGCCCGCCTTCCCGTGCAGTATAATAGAAGCGCAAACACAAAAAACACACCGCACAAAATGCGGGATAGAAGCTGGAATGCGCGAGGTGGCAGTTCGCATGTAATGGGAAAACGAGGCAAATGCAGGTAATCAAGATTTGCAGCATGCTTGCTGCTTCAGCACTGTTAAGCGGCTGCCTGTCTGTTCTCGGACAAAATGTAACCCGCTTGAATACCGACAATGATGTACTGAGCGGCGTGGTCGTGCCGGATGGATATACCCGTCGCTTCAGTCCTGCGCCGCACAATTTTCGGTACGGTTTGAAAACTGCGGGCGATCCTGTGCGCTATGGTGAGCGTTCGGAACGCTTTGAGCTGCGCCACGGTGATTGCGGGGGTGCAGATTGCATCGAACCGCGGTCGCGGGCCGAAATCCAGATGACGGATGAGATCAATCCGGCAAGGATTGGACAGGACACTTGGTACAGCTACAGCTTCTACAACGCCACGGTCCCATCATTCACCAAAGACAACTCCCTGAGGCTGGTCTTTGGGCAATGGACCGTGGGTCGTGGCAATCAGCCTGTCTTCAGATTTATCCAGCTCGGGACAGACGAAGGTGAATTTGACGCATGCGATCCATCCATTTGCACAGAGACCGGAGCGGCTCGTGGCGACTTGGTCGTTCATCTGAGCGATATGGCCAATGCGCGCGCATGGTCTGCAGAGCAGAACAACGGGTACATTTGCCGTCTTTTTGACATGGGCGCGCGTCGCGGCGGTTGGGTAGACATCACGGTCAACACCAATTTCGGCACCGGCTTGGATGGCTTTCTGCGGGTGTGGGTCGACGATACACTGATGTGCAATTACTCGGGTCCGCTGGTAAGCGAGCAAAGTGTTCGTACCGCCGCGTTCCCGCATCATCGTCGCGGCGTGTTTTCCAGCTGGAACAAGAGATGGGAAAAAGCAACAAGCGGAGCGCGTCAGCCAAATCTGATCGTGTACTATGACGAGTTCAGAGCGGGGCTTTCACACGCAGAGACTGACGTTCGCACTGCGATTGCAGTTGGGTCAGCTCCTGTTGACTAGGCCTTGATGTTGACGGTTGTCCCGTCTGCAAAGCTCAAGGTGAGAATACTGCCATCGACCGATACGACGCCCTGCCCGGCCATGGAACCTTCGCTGCGTGCAAACCGCAATGCCCCATTTTGGCCAAGGATCGCGTGTGTGTCTTCGCCTGGTTCAACATCAATGGTCGTGACGCTTTGGTCTTTCGAATAGCGCATGACGTGGTCCTTTTCAGCAGCATCGTGCAAAAGGTCGGTTGGCTTCCGTACACGATCATCTTTGGTACGGCCTTCCCACTTGCCGCACGACACGTATTCCCCAACGTGTAAGTACCGCGATCGAAGCCTTTCTGGCAAGAGTATGGCGCGCTTTCGGCAAGACCGCGCACAATTTTGATGATGCCATGTGACCTGTGAGGCGGTCGCCACAATGATTCCAAGAATAAGGGACTTGTTCTGGCTCTACATGACACCGCTGGTACATTTGCGTTCCGCAGGTATCCATCTCATTTCAGACAACTTGGCTTCCGCGACCTCAATGGGCGGCCATACCCTGTTTTGTATGCTCTACGTTTGGGGGGCACCAACTTCATTCTGCGGCTTGCCATCGTTGCCATCAGCGTTCCTTGGATAGTCCTCAATCGCCTCTCTGACAGTGTTTACAGCTGTAAACTCTTGTCGAATACGCATCGCCGATATAGTTTGCAGCCGTCGCTTCAGACACTATATCGGCGAAAATCCTTGACTTAGCGCAGTGAATCACGACTGGTAAGGCCAAGTGGCGTGAAAAAGGCCATATTTTGAGTTTTGAGGCAACCGCATGATTCCAGTGACACCAATCGCGACAGAAAGACCGTCGGCTCTCGCCGCTGACATTTCGGAGCGTTTGACCCTCGCTATCCGGGAGCATTTGCTGTCGGCGTTTGCTCCGGACAATACAAAAACGCTTCGGCTTTTCTCTGCACCTGAAACAGCGGAACTGTTGGGTGTTTCGGGGCAATTCATGCGAAAGGTCCATTCCGAAGGTACTCTGCCTGAGCCTGCGGAAAACCGCGGCGGTCGGCGGTATTACACTGCGCAAGAGATATGGGATGCGCGTCACGTCCTGGAGCAGTCGTCGCGGAAACCTGGCAAATACACGCCGCAGCGTGCCGAAGGCGAGAAGCTTCAGGTCTGGCAACTGATGAACTTCAAAGGCGGCAGCAGCAAAAGCACGACGACCATCCACCTTGCACACTATTTTGCATTGCGCGGTTACCGCGTTCTTGTGGTCGATTTAGACCCGCAAGGCTCACTTACGTCTATGTGCGGTATCAGCCCTGAAATCGAATTTGACGGGCTGACCATCTACGACGCGATAAAATACGACGATCCTGTCGATATGCGTGATGTGGTTGCGCCCACCTACTTTCCTGGACTCTCCATCGCGCCATCTCGGTTGATGTTGTCGGAGTTCGAAACAGAGTCGGCGGTGCATTCGGATGCGGAGCAACCGTTTTTCACCCGCATCCGAAACGCAATCGCTCAGGTCGAAAACGACTTTGACATCGTGCTGATCGACAGCCCGCCGCAACTTGGATTTTTGACGATCTCCGGTATGGCGGCTGCCAGCTCGCTGATTGTTCCGCTCACACCGTCCATGCTTGATGTCTCGTCCACTGCGCAATTCCTGGAGTTGGCCGGTGCCTACATGGAGGTGATCGAAGACGCCGGTGCATCATTGAACTACGATCACTTCAAATTCCTGATCACGCGGGACGAGCCGACCGACATTCCGTCTCAGCAGCTGACATCGTTCATGCGCGCGCTGTTTCAGGACAGGGTGATGTCTGCGACAGCTCTGAAAAGCACCGCGATCAGTGATGCCACGATGCTCAAGCAATCCATCTACGAGGTTGTTCGTTCCGAGATGACACGTTCGACCTATGATCGGGCGAAATCATCAATGGATGCAGTCGGATCCGAGGTTAAGCAGATGCTGCATGATGCGTGGGGTCGAGTATAATGGCACGCAAGTCACTCAAGGACCTGTCGGGAATTGCGAATACGATAGCTCGGTCTGGTGCGAAACCGGTCGAACGGTCGGCCCGTATCAGCGCGCCGGCGTTGGGTGCTCTGCAAGGGTCTCTGGCGGCTATCCGTGAGATTGATCCGGAGCTGATTGATGACTGGGGGCCCATTGACCGGTTGACCGAGTTTACAACTGTAAACACTGATGAGGATGCAGAAAGCTTTGATGCCCTGAAGCAGAGCATCCGTGACGGCGGACAACAGGTCCCAATCCTTGTTCGAAGGTCAAAGACCGAAGGCCGATACGAAGCGATTTATGGCCGACGGCGCCTTAGAGCTTGTCGAGAGCTTGGTGTAAAAGTCCGCGCCAACATTCAAGATCTGGATGATACAACGGCGCTTTTGGCAAAGGGCTTAGAAAATGCTGCGCGCCGCAACTTGTCTTTTTATGAAAAGGCACGGTTTGCTGAGGCCATTCGGGCGGCTGGATATGACGCTGCAACGGTTCGCCAGGTCTTGAACCTTTCGAAGTCGGGCCATTCTCATTTGACCAAGGTCACTGACGGGGTGCCCACCGAAGTTGGTGATCAGATTGGTTCAGCCCCCAAATCAGGCAGACCAAAATGGACCGCTCTTGCAGATGCATTTGGGGCCAAGCGATTGACCAGTGCGTCAGCTTTGAAGG
This window harbors:
- the repB gene encoding plasmid partitioning protein RepB, which codes for MARKSLKDLSGIANTIARSGAKPVERSARISAPALGALQGSLAAIREIDPELIDDWGPIDRLTEFTTVNTDEDAESFDALKQSIRDGGQQVPILVRRSKTEGRYEAIYGRRRLRACRELGVKVRANIQDLDDTTALLAKGLENAARRNLSFYEKARFAEAIRAAGYDAATVRQVLNLSKSGHSHLTKVTDGVPTEVGDQIGSAPKSGRPKWTALADAFGAKRLTSASALKVLQNNLAVGSDERVELLLKEASRRGAKQGGPAQQVVPIAGVSVKASRAAVTLTAKKSGASAAFAAWLEDNLEDIIIRSHAEFEKMNTQDDS
- a CDS encoding glycosyltransferase, yielding MALTHLAYFSVAVLLLCLAPQGFLGDMQGARGTVLIIGALGIWRYSWAVLNFSRALVFKLRVYPRWRKERAARFAKSRARHHCFFMVTSYMVDQDTTLPVYRSIFKAAMAARDGATIVASVVDGMDERLIRDIYRAMNIDPNHVALVIDRIKSNGKRDAMSQALRILASFSPTHNDIMVFVDGDTLVPEDIWARSAPVFTDPKTGALTTDEAAIIDREGPFKDWFTLRFNQRQVMMCSMGLSNRVLTLTGRMSVFRADLATDPTFVRAVGQDYLDHWRLGRVNFLTGDDKSTWFWLLSRGFETAYLPDVQSRSYETQPRDTFYDSAKTLMVRWFGNMMRTNGRAIAMGPRDMGFFTWWSILDQRVSCWTTLVGPTSVIITALLGTPIIIPLYISWVMMTRYMFCTYIAVFNREWFPVTHPFILYFGQVAGAIIKTFVLFRLDRQKWTRQGAGGGGKSVVPFYDRLKMAESTAFHALGFAWLTLAIMFLNTLE
- a CDS encoding nucleotide sugar dehydrogenase; its protein translation is MAKISVFGIGYVGVVSAACLARDGHDVIAVDVDLGKIKAINAGQSPIVEEGIDALVAEVVASGKLRATDDFAQAVLDTDASFICVGTPSAPDGSVGLSYVTSVCESIGAALADKATYHSVVVRSTIVPGSTTEACIPTLERFSGKVAGEDFGVGYYPEFLRESTAIADYYDPGLIVFGYLDEGTRHILESLNKDLPCEMHQVDIRTAEMVKYTSNTWRAVKVTFANEIGNIAKASGIDGQTVMEILCSDDKIAMSPYFMRPGFAFGGSCLPKDVRALRYLANSTGTPAHILNAVLDANEAQIAKAEQMVIDSGTKKVGFVGISFKPGTDDLRESPLISLAARLIDKGVEVNVYDPFVQEAYDTGTPGAGRGNEEVPDLEDRMVADLDELIESSGTVLVGNLYKDTVERLKSAAQNRPVVDLTRLNREMTSNSQYQGICW
- a CDS encoding heparin lyase I family protein; this encodes MQVIKICSMLAASALLSGCLSVLGQNVTRLNTDNDVLSGVVVPDGYTRRFSPAPHNFRYGLKTAGDPVRYGERSERFELRHGDCGGADCIEPRSRAEIQMTDEINPARIGQDTWYSYSFYNATVPSFTKDNSLRLVFGQWTVGRGNQPVFRFIQLGTDEGEFDACDPSICTETGAARGDLVVHLSDMANARAWSAEQNNGYICRLFDMGARRGGWVDITVNTNFGTGLDGFLRVWVDDTLMCNYSGPLVSEQSVRTAAFPHHRRGVFSSWNKRWEKATSGARQPNLIVYYDEFRAGLSHAETDVRTAIAVGSAPVD
- the repA gene encoding plasmid partitioning protein RepA, with the translated sequence MIPVTPIATERPSALAADISERLTLAIREHLLSAFAPDNTKTLRLFSAPETAELLGVSGQFMRKVHSEGTLPEPAENRGGRRYYTAQEIWDARHVLEQSSRKPGKYTPQRAEGEKLQVWQLMNFKGGSSKSTTTIHLAHYFALRGYRVLVVDLDPQGSLTSMCGISPEIEFDGLTIYDAIKYDDPVDMRDVVAPTYFPGLSIAPSRLMLSEFETESAVHSDAEQPFFTRIRNAIAQVENDFDIVLIDSPPQLGFLTISGMAAASSLIVPLTPSMLDVSSTAQFLELAGAYMEVIEDAGASLNYDHFKFLITRDEPTDIPSQQLTSFMRALFQDRVMSATALKSTAISDATMLKQSIYEVVRSEMTRSTYDRAKSSMDAVGSEVKQMLHDAWGRV